A window of Terriglobales bacterium genomic DNA:
ACGTGAGCAACGTCCAGCCGCTGGTGGGAACACTCAACCGCATGGGCATGCCTCTCTACGGTATGCAGCCGCCTACAGGCTACTCGATGAAACAAGAAGCCTGGGTCAATTCGTCGGCATTGCTCGATCGTATGAACTTTGCCCTGGCCCTGGGCAACGGCAGGTTGAACGGTATCCAAATCGACCAGCAACATATCTTTAACGGCACCACCCCGACCGATGCCGCCGCCGCGCAAGCAGTACTCGAGCAGGCGCTGCTCGATGGAGACATTTCAGCCCAGACGCATGAAACCATCAGCAAACAGTTGTCTGATCCTAAAGTCACGGGACGCAAGCTCGACGATCCGGCGCGACCGCCTAACGTGGGTGTTATTGCCGGGCTCATTCTGGGTTCGCCGGAGTTTCAGAGAAGGTAGGAAGTACGATTTACGATTTACGATTTTTGATTTTTGATTTTTAAGAAATCCGATGGAAAGAACTAAAAGACGAGAATTGGGTTAGAAATAACCAGAAACGTTTCCAGCTAGCTGCGGGCTAGCAGTTTGCGAGGTTTGTTATGTCAATTACGCGCCGAGTCTTCATGCGCAACAGCGCCCTGGCCATGGTGGCGACCACCGCCGTACCGTCGTTTTTAGCGCGTGCAGTTTATGGAGCAGAGAGCAGCCCACGCGGCAAGAAGAAATTTGTGGTGGTTTTCCAACGCGGCGCCGCCGATGGATTAAACATTGTAGTACCGCACGGCGAGCGCAATTACTATGCCATGCGCCCGACGATTGCTATTCCACGTCCGCAGAATACCCTGGATTCGACCATTGACCTGGATGGCCTGTTCGGGCTGCATCCGTCGTTGGCGGCGTTCAAGCCGCTGTGGGACCAGAAGCATCTGGCGATTATCCACGCCTCAGGCTCGCCGGATGAAACTCGCTCGCACTTTGACGCGCAAGACTACATGGAATCGGGCACGCCCGGCGTGAAAGCCACAGAAGATGGCTGGCTCAACCGCTGCCTGCACGAAGAGATGGCTGCCGCCGCGGGCAAGAGTGATCCGAATTCGCCCTTCCGCGCCGTGGCGCTGGGCAATTCCCTGCCCAGAATTCTCTCAGGCACGATTCCGGCCGTGGCCATCAACAATGTGAATGATTTCGGCGTCGGGGGCCGCGCTCCTAACGCTGCGGCGATGGGAAGCACTTTCGAATCCATGTACGCGCAGTCGGTAGATAGTGTGCTGCATGGCACCGGCAATGAGACCTTTGAAGCGGTGAAGATGCTGAAGGCCACCGATCCCAACAAATATCAGCCGGCGGCGGGAGCGAACTATCCTCGCGGAGTGTTTGGCGACCGCTTGCGCCAAACCGCACAGCTTCTGAAAGCTAACCTGGGCGTGGAAGTTGCATTCACCGATATCGGCGGCTGGGACCATCACGTGAACGAGGTGCCGCAGCTTACCAACCTGCTGCGCGACTTCTCGCAGTCCATCGCTGCTTTCTGGACCGATCTGGGCGACCTGGCCGAAGACACGGTGATTATCACCATGTCGGAGTTTGGCCGCACCGCACGCGAAAACGGCAACCGCGGCACCGATCACGGACACGCCAACGTAATGTTCGTACTTGGCGGCCCAGTAAAGGGCGGTAAGGTCTACGGCAAATGGCCGGGCCTGGAAAACGAGCAGCTCTATCAGAACCGCGATCTGGCCATTACGACTGACTTCCGCCGCGTGGTGGGCGAGGGCGTCTATCGCCACGTGGGAAATCACAAGCTGGATACGGTGTTCCCCGGGTTTGATAATTCCGAGAAGAATTTTCTGGGATTTGTGTAAAAACGGTACTCCGCGTTCAACACTATAAAGACACTTGCTCGGGCCTCGGCATCGAATCGAGGCCCGAGTCAACCTGCCTAGTCCTACTACAGAACGGTAGCCATCCTCTCTCAGATAGCCACCCTTCCTAAACTAGACAAGTATGAAGACTATGATGCCGCATTTTTTGATGAATGCACATGCTTGATGCAAGTTTTGACAAAATTATGACAATTCCATTGCGGGTTAATCCCATTGCGGGAATTTTCCCGCTAACATGAACTGGCATTCAGTTCCGAAGCAAATACCTGTAACTTGTAGAAGGGGTTGGTAATACGAAGAACAGATCGCTTCAAAGCTTGAACAGTTCCCTTAATCTTTTCGTCTGGGCCCGGCTGACGGGGATTTCGGTCTGCTTTCTGTCATCCATCTTGACCTGATAGGAGCTCTTGAACCAGGGCACAACCTCGCGGATGCGATTGATATTCACCAAAAACGAGCGATGCGCCCGCCAGAAGAGGTTGCCGTCAAGCGACTCCAGCAGCTCTTCCAGGGTGCGGCAGTTGGAGTGGCCTTCGGCGTTTGCGGTCACGACGGTGATCACGCCATCCTCGATGGAAGCAAAACAGATATCTTTTTGGTCCACAAGAATCATGCGCCCGGCGCTACGCAACATGATTTTTGACACCTGGCTTTGCGGTATCTGCGCTTCCAGCATCTTGACCAGCGAATCGAGCGTGCTGCTTTGGTTCAGTGGCGGATCAGATTGCAGGTTCTTGCGGGCCTTTTGCACGGCCAGCGCAACGCGTTTTTTGTCGAAGGGTTTCAGCAGGTAGTCAACCGCATTCACTTCAAATGCCTTGACCGCGTATTGATCGAAGGCGGTGGCAAAGACGATTTGCGGCAGTGTAACCTTTCTGTCAATGAGCCGCTTGATCACGCCAAAGCCGTCGAGGCCGGGCATCTGCACATCGAGAAAAACCAGATCAGGTGTGTGTTCCTTGATGAGGTTCACCGCCTCCACACCGTTCTTGCCCTGCGCGACCACTTCCACATCACCTACGGATTTGAGCAGGTAGGCGAGCTCGTCGCGGGCAAGCTGTTCGTCATCTACGATAAGGGTAGAAAGTGGCATGAACTCTATAAGTATAGTGAGCGCTTTTTGTGAGCGTCAATGCCAAGAGGATCCACCGCAGAGCACGCGGAGGTACGCAGAGGAACATAAGCTTTGGGATCACACGGCTTTAAATTCAGCAATCACTTCAATTTTTCCCACGATGTTTTGGTTGAACTCGGCCAAGTCCTCTGCCGGAATCCATAATTCCTGATGGATCGAACTGCCCACCTTTTGCACCGGGTAACGCGCGAGGAATTCGCTGCGCACGGCAAATCGGGTCACGTAGCCAGCACCGCTGGCCTTAACGTTCCAATCGCGCGCAATCTGGCGAGCGTACTCCTCGTTCAACACCGGATAGAAAATCGGCTGGTCGGGCAGACGAGGAGGAAACTCTTTGAAACCAATGGCCGCGATGAGTTCCAGCTCTTTCGGCCCGACCGGACGATACAAAATTATTGTTTCTTCATTCACTCTTTATCACTCTTGTATCTCATGATGTCCTGCGGCATGCAAGAACGTTGTCCATAAAATCGGCGACCTTATCAAAAGTCTCCGAATCTATTCGCAAGCCTGAGACGATTCTCTGCTTGAGTGTATCCGGCCAATTGCAGCGATCTTTCCAGAATTTCTCCCAGGCAGCTTTGATGTCTGGATCGCTGCCGCTTTCGGCTTCAAAGAATCCAATCCAGCGCGCTGCCAGGGCTTGCGCTTTTTCACCGGCGGGATCTTCACCCAGCATCGCCTCAAATTCATGGAAGAGATCTCTTTGCACCTGAGCAGAGCGCTGCCTCGATTCCGGTGTGGTTTGCTTCCGTTCCACCCATTTCCTCCAGGCTTCATCGCTGAAATACTTCACGATAGGCCCGGCGAAGGCTTTGCCGATAAATTCAGCGATCTTGTCATGATTGACCAGGCCCATGCTCTGCTTGTGCCAGGCTGGCCAGTTCTGCCGGTCTTCCCAGGCTTTCATGGCGCCGGCTTTGATCTCAGGATCGCCACCGGTCGAACTCTCGGTCAACTCCTTCCAGCGCGCAACGAGGGCTTGCGCCTTTTCACCGGCGGGATCTTCGCCGAGCGCAGCTTCTACGTCGCGGAACAAATCGGACCACGCCTGTGCAACCTGCACTCTTGCTTCCGGCGCAGACTGCTTTCGCTGCTCCATCATTTTGGCCCAGGCTTCGTCGCTGTAATACTTCTTTCTGTAGCTAACGAGGGCATCGCTGATGAAGTCTGCGATTTTTTCGACATTAAACGATGCGATGCGTTCCCGTTCGGCAGCCGGCCAATGCTGGCGATCGGCCCAGGCCTTTAGCGCGCCGGCCTTGAGGTCTGGATCGCCGCCGCTCGAGCTCTCCACTAATTCCATCCAACGCGTTGCCAGCCTTTGCGCCTTTTCACCGGCCGGGTTTTCACCGAGTGCGGCACCAGCCTCGATGAACAGTTCACACCAGGCCAAAGAAGCTTGCTCTCTTGATTCCTGGGGGCGCTCCAGTAGTTTGGTCCAGGCTTCGTCGCTGTAATACTTCTTCTTGTAGCTGCTGGTCGCTTTGCTGATGAACTCCCCGATCTTTTCGAGATCGAACTCAGAGACTTTCTGTTGAACCGCCGGCGGCCAATTCTGGCGGTCTACCCAGGCCCTTAGCAATCCAACTTGAATTTCAGGATCGCCGCCAGTCTCGCTCAGGCCAAGCTTGATCCAGCGGGCGGCGAAAGCTTGCCCCTTTTTGCCTGCCGGGTCTTCGTTTGGGTTTTGGTTGAGCGAAGCCTCGATACCGCGGAAAAGTTCGATCCACTGCTGGGAAGGCCAATGCACCTGGCGGTCCTGCCATTTAACCCAGGCTTCTTCGCTGAAATATTTCTTCATGACTTCTGTGCTGTTTTGCATCTCAATCACCTCGATGATTTTTTTGAGAACAGCAGCGTCGGCCGGCTTGCCGGACAGGATGACCTTTTCGGCATCCTCGATCGCGCTGATGGCGCGATCGAGCAACCGCCGTTTTTCTTCCAAGACGGTGCGTTGCATGTGCAGGGCGTCGGACAACTGGAAGGTATCCTGATCCAGAAGGAGCTTGATCTGCTTCAAAGGGAGCCCGAGGAATTTGAGCGCAACAATCTGCTCCAGGCGCTCGAGATCGCGCAGAGTGTAAACCCGATAGCCGGCTGCGGTGCGCCTGGGTTCGAGCAATCCCAGACGATCGTAGTGATGCAAGGCCCGAACCGTGACCCCGGCCAGCTCTGCGAACTCGTGTACCCGGTACAGCTTGCTCATTCGGTCCCCCTTTCGCAACCATGCTCGGGCCTGACGCAACGTCAGAGTCAAGCACAATCTTATAGCGGGCTATGCTGGGATTCTTGAATGTGAAGTTTGTGAAGGATTTAGGGGCCCTCAGGCCACATTTTCTAATACCATGGCCATGCCCATGCCACCGCTGACGCACAGCGTTGCCAGGCCGAGTTTGGCTTTGCGGCGCTGCATTTCATGTAAGAGAGTCACGGTAATGCGGGTGCCGGTGCAGCCAATGGGATGCCCCAGGGCAATGGCGCCGCCGTTGACGTTGAGTTTGCTGCGGTCCATTTGCAGCTCGCGATCACAGGCCAGCACTTGAGCGGCGAAGGCTTCATTGAGTTCGATCAGGTCAAAGTCAGTAAGCTTCAGACCGTTGTTCTGCTCCATCTTATGAACTGCCGGCACCGGGCCAATGCCCATAGTTCTGGGATCAACACCCGCCGAAGTCACGGCTGAAATTGCTGCCAGCGGCTTTAGATTATTTTTCTTCACAAAAGCTGCTGAGGCCAGAACGATGGCGGCGGCTCCATCGGTGATGCCGGAAGAGTTACCGGCAGTAACCGTTCCATTTTTGGAAAATACCGGTTGCAGCTTCGCCATTTTTTCTAATGTCGCACCCAGGAAGGGGTGCTCGTCGCGGTTGATGATCGCGCTTCCCTTCATGCCCGCTACGGTCACAGGGGCAATCTCTGCCGCGAATTTGTTTTCCTCGAGCGCCTTTTCGGCGCGCTGCTGCGAGACCAAGGCGAACTGGTCTTGCTCTTCACGAGTGATTTTGTACTGCTCGGCCAGCACCTCGGCGGTTTCACCCATCAGCAGTTTAGCCATAGGACAGAAGAATCCGTCGCGGTACATGCCATCCACCAGCTCCTGGTGGCCCATGCGCAATCCCCAGCGCGCGCCATCAAGGTAGTAGGGCAAGCGCGACATAGATTCAGTCCCGCCAGCCAACACGCATTCCAGGTTGCCGTGCGCGATTTCTTCAAAACCGAGTGCAATGGATTTCATGCCTGAAGCGCAGGCCATGTTCACGGTGTAAGCAGGAACTTCTTTGGGAACACCACTGCGGATGGAAATCTGGCGGGCGACGTTCGGTCCGCCTCCAGCCTGGCGAGCGTTGCCGAAAATTGTCTCTTCCACTTGCTGCACATCAATCCCAGCTTGCTGAATGGCAGCTTTGGCGGCAACGACTCCCATATCGGCGGCAGAGAGAGTGGCTAGCGATCCGCCGAATTTCCCAATCGGCGTGCGCACAGCGGAGAGGATGAAGACTTCTTGCATTGAGTTCCCGGTTTTAGTATCCAATACACAGTACTCGGTACTCTGTTGCCGTTCAAGCCACTAGCTACTAGCTTCTAGCTGTAATTGAGCTCGGTGGCCAAGAAACTGGCGTTGGCAACCTCTTAGATGAAAATTCCCCGCCATTTCTTTTACACTCTTAAATGTGGATTTTATCTATGGACTGCATGCTGTCGGCGAAGCGCTCAAATCGCGCGCCAAAAGTATTTCTCACGTTACCGTCGCTCGCGAACGCAGCGACCTGAAACTGCAACGCATTATTGACCAGTGCCGCGCCACGGGTATTCCTATTCGCTTTGAGCCGCGTCACCATCTCGACCGCATGGCGCACACCGCCGGACACCAGGGCGTGGTAGCCAGCATTACCGCCAAAGCTTACGCTGACCTCGAAGACGTGGTGGCCAACAAACGCGGCGAGCACACGCTGGTTGTGGTGCTCGATGGTGTGGAAGATCCCCACAACCTGGGAGCAATCCTGCGCACGGCCGAGGCCGCCGGGGTGGATGGCGTGGTCATCCCAGAACGGCGCGCCGCCGGCGTGACCGGGACCGTAGCCAAAATTTCTGCCGGAGCTTCAGAGCATATTCCGGTTGCGCGAGTCACCAACATTGCCCGCAGCGTGGAAGAGCTAAAATCGCAAAATATCTGGACGGTGGGACTGGATGAGCGCGGCGAACAGACCTACGACCAGATTGATTACAACATGGATTGCGCCCTTATCCTGGGGGCCGAGGGCAAGGGGCTACATGACCTGGTGCGGAGAAAATGCGACTTTCTGGTTTCGATTCCCATGCTGGGAAGCGTCCCTTCACTGAATGTTTCGGTGGCGGCCGGGGTGGTGATGTATGAAATCGTGCGGCAGAGGCGGGCGAAAAAGAAGTGAAAAACAGTTTCAAGTTTCGAGAACCAGATCCTTCGACTCGCTGTGCTCGCTCAGGATTTCGCCTGCGGGCTCCCGCTTCGCTCACGCCCGTAAAACGGCTCAAGTTTCGAGTTCCGAGTTTCGAGTTTCGTATTGCGCATCTTATTCTTTGCTTGTTATCGGCGCTGCCGGTGTGCGCGCTTGACCGCGGGGCTTTCACCTTTACACAGTACGACCTGAAGGTGCAGATTAACCCCGCTACCAGCGGCTTCGCCGCGGACGGAAAAGTTGTGTTACGCAATGACTCTGATCAGCCGCAACACAGCACGGTGCTGCAGATATCTTCTTCGCTCGATTGGAAATCTATCCAGATCAATGGAAAGACGATTTTGCATGTTACGCACTCGATCATTTCCGACGTGGACCATACCGGCCAGCTCTCCGAGGCGGTGCTTACGTTTCCGCAAGATATTCCGCCCAAAGGGACGGTGGAGCTGGAGATCAGTTACGGCGGCACGATCAAGAAGGATTCAACTCGCCTAGAACAGGCGGGCGCACCGAAAGATGTTGCCGCGGGGAACGATTGGGATGAGATTGCCGAGAACTTTTCGGCTGTACGCGGCGCAGGCTTCGTGCTTTGGTATCCGGTGGCGATGGATGCGGTCTCGATCTCCGACGGCTCATCGTATTCCCTGGTAACGCAGAGGTGGAAAAACCGCGAGGTCTCTTCGCAATTCAAGCTGGAGGCGTGTGTTACAAGCGCAAATCCAAAAAGCGAACTGATGGTTTTTGGGAGCTCTGTACAAAGTCTTACCCGGCAGACTGTCGCGAATAAAAAAGAAGTGCCGGCGCTGAGTTGTACCAGTTTTCCTGCGGTTACGGTGGGCTACAGCACTCCCAGCTTTGTGTTGGGTGCACTGGAGAAACTATCGGCAGAGGGTGTCAACGCCGCCATCATCTATCCTGCCGATCAGGCGCAAGCCGCCAGCGATTATGCGCCGTTGATGAAGCCTGCTGAAGCCCTGGTGAACACATGGTTCGGCCCAAGTAAACGCGGAGTTCTGATTCTTGGTCTGCCCGATGAGCACGACGCTCCCTGGGAAAGTGGCGAGGCGCTGTTTACTCCGCTGCGAAGGGCCCCGAGAGCAGCGGGGTTAACGTTGGTCCATCAATTCACGCACGCGGCTTTTGCTTCTCCGCGACCGTGGATTTACGAAGGACTCGCCCACTTTGCGCAAGCGCTCCAAATCGAAAACCAGGATGGCCATGCCGCCGCCCTCGATTACATGGCACAACAGTTGCCCGGGCTCATTGACGACGAGAATGAAAACGTCGCGATTGCCAGGCAAGCTCATCCCGGACCGGTTTCGATTACGTTTACCTCGCTAACCGCAGGCAACGACGAGGTCTTGTATCGCAGTAAAGCGATGTACGTGTGGTGGATGTTGCGCGACATTCTGGGCGACCGAGTCCTGCAGCACGCGCTGGGGAAGTATCGCCCCGAAGAAGACACTGACCCTGCGTATCTTCAGCACCTGCTGGAAGCAGAAGCAAAAATCAGCGGTGCACCGGTAAACCTGGATGGATTTTTCAATGACTGGGTTTATCGTGACCGCGGATTGCCCGATTTCCACGTGGCATCCACGTATGCGCGCCCGGTTTTGAATTCCGGAGCTGCGAACGGATTTCTGGTAACGGTTACCGTGGAGAACTTAGGCGATGCCGGCGCGGAAATTCCATTGACCCTTACCGCTGCCAATAAAGAAATCATCGTCAAACGTTTGCTGGTGCCGGCTAGTGGCAAGGCTTCGATCCGCATTACGACGCAGAACCAACCGCAAACGGTGACGGTGAACGACGGCAGCGTGCCGGAAACCGACAGCAAGAATAATTCGGCGGATATCAAACTCGAGAGTACGAGCCGTTCAGAGTAAGGAGTAGAATTTTCACCATGAATGCGGCACCGACAATTTCCCCTCTGAATCCTGAGCTGACCGTTAATCCTGAGCTGGCGGAAGACGAGCGCCAGATCGCGCAAATCAAAGAACAGGCGGCGGCATTGGTCCGAGGATTGAGCGATGCGCAATACAATTGGCATCCCGGGCCGGGACGCTGGTCCATGGCGCAGTGCCTGGGGCATATCGTTGCGGGCGCTGAAGTCTATTTTCCCACTCTCGAAGTCTGCATCGCTGAAGCGCGCAAGAAGGGGCTGGTGGGCAATGGTCCTTTTCATTACGGATGGTTTGGAAACTGGTTCGTGCGCTCTATGGATGCACCGCCGACAAGGCGCATGAAAAATCCTGCGCGCATTACGCCACCGCCGGAACAGCCGCTGGAAAAAGGCTTACAGGATTTCAACGCTGCACATGATCGCCTTCTGCAACTGATTGCACAGGCCAACGGAGTGGATTTGGGGCGGGCAAAATTTCGTTCGCCGTTATTGAAGCTGATTAAGCTCAGCCTGGGACAAGGCTTCGGAGTCCTGCTTGCTCATGCGCGCCGCCACCTGTGGCAGGCGAATGAGGTACGCAAGCATCCGGATTTTCCGAATAGCTAGGAATGACAATTCAGACATGCCCTAAAATTCAAATAGATCCACGTATGATTGCACATTTGCCCGGGAGCCATTAGGCTTA
This region includes:
- a CDS encoding TipAS antibiotic-recognition domain-containing protein, with protein sequence MSKLYRVHEFAELAGVTVRALHHYDRLGLLEPRRTAAGYRVYTLRDLERLEQIVALKFLGLPLKQIKLLLDQDTFQLSDALHMQRTVLEEKRRLLDRAISAIEDAEKVILSGKPADAAVLKKIIEVIEMQNSTEVMKKYFSEEAWVKWQDRQVHWPSQQWIELFRGIEASLNQNPNEDPAGKKGQAFAARWIKLGLSETGGDPEIQVGLLRAWVDRQNWPPAVQQKVSEFDLEKIGEFISKATSSYKKKYYSDEAWTKLLERPQESREQASLAWCELFIEAGAALGENPAGEKAQRLATRWMELVESSSGGDPDLKAGALKAWADRQHWPAAERERIASFNVEKIADFISDALVSYRKKYYSDEAWAKMMEQRKQSAPEARVQVAQAWSDLFRDVEAALGEDPAGEKAQALVARWKELTESSTGGDPEIKAGAMKAWEDRQNWPAWHKQSMGLVNHDKIAEFIGKAFAGPIVKYFSDEAWRKWVERKQTTPESRQRSAQVQRDLFHEFEAMLGEDPAGEKAQALAARWIGFFEAESGSDPDIKAAWEKFWKDRCNWPDTLKQRIVSGLRIDSETFDKVADFMDNVLACRRTS
- a CDS encoding acetyl-CoA C-acetyltransferase; this translates as MQEVFILSAVRTPIGKFGGSLATLSAADMGVVAAKAAIQQAGIDVQQVEETIFGNARQAGGGPNVARQISIRSGVPKEVPAYTVNMACASGMKSIALGFEEIAHGNLECVLAGGTESMSRLPYYLDGARWGLRMGHQELVDGMYRDGFFCPMAKLLMGETAEVLAEQYKITREEQDQFALVSQQRAEKALEENKFAAEIAPVTVAGMKGSAIINRDEHPFLGATLEKMAKLQPVFSKNGTVTAGNSSGITDGAAAIVLASAAFVKKNNLKPLAAISAVTSAGVDPRTMGIGPVPAVHKMEQNNGLKLTDFDLIELNEAFAAQVLACDRELQMDRSKLNVNGGAIALGHPIGCTGTRITVTLLHEMQRRKAKLGLATLCVSGGMGMAMVLENVA
- a CDS encoding DinB family protein encodes the protein MNAAPTISPLNPELTVNPELAEDERQIAQIKEQAAALVRGLSDAQYNWHPGPGRWSMAQCLGHIVAGAEVYFPTLEVCIAEARKKGLVGNGPFHYGWFGNWFVRSMDAPPTRRMKNPARITPPPEQPLEKGLQDFNAAHDRLLQLIAQANGVDLGRAKFRSPLLKLIKLSLGQGFGVLLAHARRHLWQANEVRKHPDFPNS
- a CDS encoding DUF1501 domain-containing protein, coding for MSITRRVFMRNSALAMVATTAVPSFLARAVYGAESSPRGKKKFVVVFQRGAADGLNIVVPHGERNYYAMRPTIAIPRPQNTLDSTIDLDGLFGLHPSLAAFKPLWDQKHLAIIHASGSPDETRSHFDAQDYMESGTPGVKATEDGWLNRCLHEEMAAAAGKSDPNSPFRAVALGNSLPRILSGTIPAVAINNVNDFGVGGRAPNAAAMGSTFESMYAQSVDSVLHGTGNETFEAVKMLKATDPNKYQPAAGANYPRGVFGDRLRQTAQLLKANLGVEVAFTDIGGWDHHVNEVPQLTNLLRDFSQSIAAFWTDLGDLAEDTVIITMSEFGRTARENGNRGTDHGHANVMFVLGGPVKGGKVYGKWPGLENEQLYQNRDLAITTDFRRVVGEGVYRHVGNHKLDTVFPGFDNSEKNFLGFV
- the rlmB gene encoding 23S rRNA (guanosine(2251)-2'-O)-methyltransferase RlmB, encoding MDFIYGLHAVGEALKSRAKSISHVTVARERSDLKLQRIIDQCRATGIPIRFEPRHHLDRMAHTAGHQGVVASITAKAYADLEDVVANKRGEHTLVVVLDGVEDPHNLGAILRTAEAAGVDGVVIPERRAAGVTGTVAKISAGASEHIPVARVTNIARSVEELKSQNIWTVGLDERGEQTYDQIDYNMDCALILGAEGKGLHDLVRRKCDFLVSIPMLGSVPSLNVSVAAGVVMYEIVRQRRAKKK
- a CDS encoding LytTR family DNA-binding domain-containing protein, which gives rise to MPLSTLIVDDEQLARDELAYLLKSVGDVEVVAQGKNGVEAVNLIKEHTPDLVFLDVQMPGLDGFGVIKRLIDRKVTLPQIVFATAFDQYAVKAFEVNAVDYLLKPFDKKRVALAVQKARKNLQSDPPLNQSSTLDSLVKMLEAQIPQSQVSKIMLRSAGRMILVDQKDICFASIEDGVITVVTANAEGHSNCRTLEELLESLDGNLFWRAHRSFLVNINRIREVVPWFKSSYQVKMDDRKQTEIPVSRAQTKRLRELFKL